The proteins below come from a single Bartonella schoenbuchensis R1 genomic window:
- a CDS encoding antA/AntB antirepressor family protein: MNTLITISEQTIGQETVQTVNARELCAFLEVGKDFSTWITNRINQYEFVENQDFVCSPILGSKGRGGHNRKEYHLTLDMAKELAMVERNEKGREARQYFIECERKAKQPLDLVSALQNPLTIRQLLLPIDNVAEVFIYANQVLQKHFYFTADRLPTQSFFRKLKTLTHCMRVAYSDFVGCSYAIQYPHGESVTTDCEPCF; the protein is encoded by the coding sequence ATGAATACTCTCATAACAATATCAGAACAAACTATTGGGCAGGAAACTGTTCAGACGGTCAACGCACGTGAGTTGTGTGCTTTTTTAGAGGTAGGAAAAGATTTTTCCACTTGGATTACAAACCGTATTAATCAGTATGAATTTGTTGAAAATCAAGACTTTGTTTGCTCCCCTATTTTGGGGAGCAAAGGCAGAGGTGGTCATAATCGCAAAGAATACCATCTCACTTTAGACATGGCGAAAGAACTTGCCATGGTCGAACGTAATGAGAAAGGAAGAGAAGCCCGTCAGTATTTTATCGAATGCGAACGGAAAGCAAAACAGCCTTTAGACCTCGTAAGTGCTTTGCAGAATCCTCTCACAATTAGGCAACTGCTTTTACCTATTGACAATGTTGCAGAAGTATTTATATATGCGAATCAGGTGCTTCAAAAACACTTTTACTTCACAGCGGATAGATTGCCGACACAATCTTTTTTCCGTAAATTAAAGACTTTGACTCATTGTATGCGTGTAGCGTATAGTGATTTTGTCGGGTGTAGTTATGCTATACAATACCCTCATGGGGAAAGCGTAACGACGGACTGTGAACCGTGTTTTTGA
- a CDS encoding branched-chain amino acid aminotransferase, whose product MTSFTSSLPFKIEKHPSPLSNEKREEILKNPGFGQFFTDHMGIIQWNEEKGWHNATISQYKSLEINPASTVLHYAQAIFEGLKAYRAKDGRILLFRPDANAQRFAESAKRLAMPELPKDIFLDAINQLVKIDQKWVSDRPNASLYLRPFMFGNESFLKVRPSREYIFCIIASPVESYFTGEKTVSVWLETEYSRAGPGGTGAAKCSGNYAAGLLAQNNAIKNNCSQVLFLDMVEHKWIEELGGMNICFIMANNTLVTPALNGTILSGITRDSILKLAQQMNLTIEERPYSFESLKEDAQNGKLKEVFACGTAAVITSIGRFKYKGGEFAIGDETIGEITAKLHAQLIGIQKGNIEDKNGWVHPVQLT is encoded by the coding sequence ATGACTTCTTTTACATCATCTCTTCCATTTAAAATAGAAAAGCATCCGTCACCTTTATCGAATGAAAAACGAGAAGAAATTCTAAAAAATCCTGGTTTTGGTCAATTTTTTACAGATCATATGGGGATTATTCAATGGAATGAAGAAAAAGGTTGGCACAATGCCACTATTTCTCAGTACAAATCTCTAGAGATTAATCCTGCAAGTACCGTTTTGCACTATGCTCAAGCAATTTTTGAAGGTTTGAAAGCATACCGTGCAAAAGATGGACGTATTTTATTATTTCGTCCTGATGCTAACGCGCAACGTTTTGCAGAATCTGCCAAACGATTAGCTATGCCTGAACTACCAAAAGATATCTTTTTAGATGCTATTAATCAATTGGTGAAAATTGATCAAAAGTGGGTTTCTGACCGTCCAAATGCTAGCCTCTATTTACGCCCATTCATGTTTGGTAATGAAAGCTTCTTAAAAGTCCGTCCTTCCCGAGAATATATTTTTTGCATTATAGCATCTCCAGTTGAGTCATATTTCACAGGAGAAAAGACTGTTAGTGTATGGCTTGAAACAGAATATAGCCGTGCTGGTCCAGGTGGTACGGGAGCTGCTAAATGTAGTGGAAATTATGCAGCAGGCTTACTTGCACAAAATAACGCAATTAAAAATAATTGTAGTCAAGTGCTGTTCCTTGATATGGTTGAACATAAATGGATTGAAGAGCTTGGTGGTATGAATATTTGCTTTATTATGGCAAATAATACTCTTGTAACACCTGCATTAAATGGCACCATTCTTTCAGGAATAACACGTGATTCAATTTTGAAGTTAGCGCAACAAATGAATCTAACAATAGAAGAGCGTCCTTATTCTTTTGAATCTCTAAAAGAAGACGCACAAAATGGTAAACTTAAAGAAGTTTTTGCCTGTGGTACTGCCGCTGTTATCACATCAATTGGACGATTTAAATATAAAGGGGGAGAATTTGCCATTGGGGATGAAACAATTGGTGAGATTACAGCAAAACTTCACGCGCAACTAATTGGCATTCAAAAAGGAAATATAGAAGATAAAAATGGCTGGGTGCACCCTGTTCAACTCACTTAA
- a CDS encoding antA/AntB antirepressor family protein: MEALIAIHNNTINQEPVQTVNARELHTFLEVGKDFSTWIKDRIGQYEFEEGKDFIKTQDLRSPKLGSAKSRAVLVINYHLTLDMAKELAMVERNEKGKQARQYFIECERKAKQVTTPQIDYSNPQVMLGVFTHLKNENERKDHVIAQLIPKAEALKRLERSDGLHCVSDTAKMLGLLTKDLTNYLLNHRWAYRRTQKGPLLPYQSKINEGLMDCVSRTIQIAGGREMSVSNAKITPKGLTRLSVELQKQTLH, encoded by the coding sequence ATGGAAGCGCTTATCGCTATTCATAACAATACAATTAATCAAGAACCTGTTCAGACAGTCAATGCACGTGAGTTACATACGTTTTTGGAAGTTGGTAAAGATTTTTCTACTTGGATTAAAGATCGTATTGGTCAATATGAATTTGAAGAAGGAAAAGACTTTATAAAAACACAAGATTTGCGGTCCCCAAAATTGGGGAGCGCAAAATCTAGAGCTGTCCTTGTAATAAACTACCATCTCACCTTAGACATGGCGAAAGAACTTGCTATGGTTGAACGTAATGAGAAAGGTAAACAAGCTCGTCAATATTTCATTGAGTGTGAACGGAAAGCAAAACAAGTAACAACCCCTCAAATTGACTACTCAAATCCCCAAGTCATGTTAGGTGTTTTTACGCACTTAAAAAATGAAAATGAACGCAAAGATCATGTCATTGCTCAGTTAATCCCAAAGGCAGAAGCACTTAAACGTTTAGAACGATCTGATGGTCTGCATTGTGTAAGTGATACAGCAAAAATGTTAGGCTTACTCACAAAAGATTTGACGAACTATTTGCTTAATCATCGTTGGGCTTATCGTCGTACTCAAAAAGGACCTTTGTTACCTTATCAGAGCAAAATCAATGAAGGACTGATGGATTGTGTATCTAGAACTATCCAAATAGCCGGCGGAAGAGAAATGAGTGTTTCCAATGCAAAAATTACACCAAAAGGATTAACACGCCTAAGTGTGGAACTCCAAAAACAGACTCTGCATTAA
- a CDS encoding crossover junction endodeoxyribonuclease RuvC yields MSFHSQTILCLDLGTKTGWAISSEDGTIASGTVNFSTRRFEGGGMRYLRFKQWLTETKAILEHIDAVYFEEVRCHIGTDAAHVYGGLLAILTSWCEHHQIPYQGIPIATIKKAMTGRGNAPKTEMIKAVRAKGHEPEDDNEADALAILYLIKQGGA; encoded by the coding sequence ATGAGCTTTCATTCACAAACCATTCTTTGTCTTGATCTAGGTACGAAAACAGGTTGGGCAATTTCTTCTGAAGACGGCACGATAGCCAGTGGAACAGTAAATTTTTCTACACGTCGATTTGAAGGCGGTGGGATGAGGTATTTAAGATTCAAGCAGTGGCTTACAGAAACCAAGGCGATACTAGAGCATATTGACGCAGTGTATTTTGAAGAAGTGCGCTGTCACATTGGTACAGATGCTGCTCATGTTTATGGGGGCTTGTTAGCAATCTTAACCTCTTGGTGTGAACACCATCAGATTCCTTATCAAGGTATCCCCATTGCTACGATTAAGAAAGCAATGACAGGCAGAGGTAATGCCCCAAAAACAGAAATGATTAAGGCTGTGCGTGCAAAAGGACATGAGCCTGAAGATGATAATGAAGCAGATGCTTTGGCAATTTTATATTTAATAAAACAAGGAGGCGCGTGA
- a CDS encoding dATP/dGTP diphosphohydrolase domain-containing protein, giving the protein MSIAKKYELTEESKQVHILRFGRESTRTLYRIRALRDFGDVKAGDFGGFIETEENLSHESDCWVWDGACVYENAYVHGHARVYGYAEIGGKARVYGKALIFDNALVFENAHVFGDAEISDNARVYGDAEIGGNAHITGENKICSGKHFGDDAEIDTNTYTERDVKAACKDDAHKSRVDLIPPSALFAIGHVLAVGARKYGANNWRNGMDWSRLHGAALRHLLAWFNGEDKDPESGLSHLAHAACCLLFLMDYDVQQIGCDDRPQIKTVMS; this is encoded by the coding sequence ATGAGTATAGCAAAGAAATACGAGCTTACGGAAGAAAGTAAGCAAGTTCATATATTAAGATTTGGAAGGGAGTCCACCCGCACTCTTTATCGAATTAGAGCCTTAAGAGACTTTGGTGATGTTAAAGCTGGTGATTTTGGAGGTTTTATAGAGACAGAAGAAAATCTTTCTCACGAGAGCGATTGTTGGGTCTGGGATGGTGCTTGTGTTTATGAAAATGCATATGTTCATGGTCATGCACGGGTTTATGGTTACGCAGAAATTGGTGGTAAAGCTCGAGTGTATGGTAAAGCACTGATTTTCGACAATGCGCTGGTTTTCGAGAATGCACATGTTTTCGGTGATGCGGAAATTTCTGATAATGCACGGGTTTATGGTGACGCAGAAATTGGTGGCAATGCTCATATTACTGGCGAAAACAAGATCTGTTCGGGTAAGCATTTTGGCGATGATGCAGAAATTGACACGAATACCTACACTGAACGTGATGTAAAAGCAGCATGTAAGGATGATGCTCATAAGTCACGTGTTGATCTTATCCCCCCATCAGCGTTGTTTGCCATTGGACATGTTCTTGCGGTTGGAGCAAGAAAGTATGGTGCCAATAATTGGCGTAATGGAATGGATTGGAGTCGGTTGCACGGTGCAGCTTTACGTCATTTGTTAGCGTGGTTTAATGGAGAGGATAAAGATCCTGAAAGCGGTTTATCTCATTTAGCGCACGCGGCTTGTTGTCTTCTTTTCTTGATGGATTACGACGTCCAACAGATAGGATGTGATGATCGTCCACAGATTAAGACAGTAATGTCATGA
- a CDS encoding homoserine dehydrogenase: protein MAEALRVGIGGLGTVGASVVRILREKANTLACHCGRPIEVVAVSARDKNRDRGIDLSHVKWFDSPVQMASSNEIDVFVELIGGELDVAHASVEAALKAGHHVVTANKALLARHGVALATHAEEKGVFLNFEAAVAGGIPVIKVMRESLSSNHVSRIYGILNGTCNYILTRMFTEGLSFKDCLADAQKLGYAEADPIFDIEGHDTAHKLALLTSLAFGTVISLDDVYVEGISNISQVDIRAADELGYRIKLLGVALKTDTGIEQRVHPAMVPTSSVIAQIHGVTNALAIQSDLLGELLFSGPGAGGAATASAVIGDLADIAKAHPGFQCGSVLGRPALTLTPYKKACIATHAGGYFIRLSVHDRAGVFATVAQHMADHDISLESIVQRSFVEGQIGGTKTIILVTHETTEANIQQALARIAEDGHLVARSQFIRIERMT, encoded by the coding sequence ATGGCGGAAGCTTTGAGGGTTGGAATTGGAGGCCTTGGAACGGTTGGTGCTTCAGTTGTTCGAATTTTACGCGAAAAAGCAAATACTTTAGCTTGTCATTGCGGACGTCCCATAGAAGTTGTTGCTGTTAGTGCGCGTGATAAGAATCGTGACCGTGGAATTGATTTGAGTCATGTTAAATGGTTCGATTCACCTGTGCAAATGGCTTCTTCTAATGAAATTGATGTTTTCGTTGAATTGATTGGTGGTGAATTAGATGTTGCGCATGCTTCGGTTGAGGCGGCTCTTAAGGCAGGACATCATGTTGTTACTGCCAATAAAGCGCTGTTAGCCCGACATGGAGTAGCGCTTGCTACTCATGCAGAAGAAAAAGGCGTTTTTCTTAATTTTGAAGCTGCTGTCGCGGGGGGAATTCCTGTTATCAAAGTGATGAGAGAATCTCTTTCCAGTAATCATGTGTCACGAATTTATGGGATTCTTAATGGGACGTGTAACTATATATTAACGCGCATGTTTACTGAAGGTCTCTCATTTAAAGATTGTTTGGCAGATGCGCAAAAACTTGGTTATGCTGAGGCTGATCCGATTTTTGATATTGAAGGTCACGATACCGCTCATAAATTAGCTTTATTAACAAGTTTGGCGTTTGGAACTGTCATTTCATTGGATGATGTTTATGTTGAAGGGATTAGCAATATCTCGCAAGTTGATATCCGCGCAGCTGATGAATTGGGTTATCGTATTAAACTTTTAGGGGTTGCGTTAAAAACTGATACGGGAATTGAACAACGTGTTCATCCGGCAATGGTACCCACATCATCGGTAATTGCACAAATTCATGGTGTCACTAATGCACTTGCCATTCAAAGTGATTTATTGGGTGAGTTACTATTTTCTGGTCCTGGTGCTGGAGGGGCAGCAACAGCTTCAGCAGTTATTGGGGATTTAGCTGACATAGCAAAAGCACATCCTGGTTTTCAGTGTGGATCTGTTTTGGGACGGCCAGCATTAACGCTTACTCCTTATAAAAAAGCATGCATTGCTACCCACGCAGGTGGTTACTTTATTCGTTTGAGTGTTCATGATCGCGCTGGTGTTTTTGCGACGGTTGCACAGCATATGGCTGATCATGACATTTCATTGGAGTCTATTGTTCAGAGATCTTTTGTAGAAGGTCAAATTGGGGGGACAAAAACAATTATTTTAGTTACGCATGAAACAACAGAGGCAAACATACAACAAGCGCTTGCAAGAATTGCAGAAGATGGTCACCTTGTTGCAAGATCTCAATTCATTCGTATCGAACGTATGACATAA
- the glpX gene encoding class II fructose-bisphosphatase → MPKVTQNILNGLDRILTLELVRVTECAAVAAARLRGRGDEKAADQAAVDAMRQELNRLPIDGTVVIGEGERDEAPMLYIGEKVGLRTGPEVDIALDPLEGTTICAKNLANSLAVIAIAEKGNLLYAPDVYMQKIAIGPGYPKGLVDIDAEPSDNIYALAKAKGVAVDQITVCIMDRLRHTELISKVRATGASIRLIGDGDVAGVIHTTDPDETGIDIYMGIGGAPEGVLAAAALRCIGGQMQGRLKLDTEEKIARAAKMGISDPNKAYTMEEMAKGDVLFAATGVTDGNMLSGVKFTRNYIQTETIVMRSCTGTIRNIKTQHKTQSKFS, encoded by the coding sequence ATGCCCAAAGTAACTCAGAATATTTTAAATGGACTTGATCGTATTTTAACGCTTGAATTAGTCCGTGTGACTGAATGTGCTGCTGTGGCAGCTGCACGTTTACGAGGGCGTGGTGATGAAAAAGCAGCTGATCAAGCTGCTGTGGATGCAATGCGTCAGGAGCTTAATCGTTTACCTATTGATGGTACGGTTGTGATTGGTGAAGGTGAACGCGATGAAGCTCCTATGCTTTATATTGGAGAAAAGGTAGGGCTTCGCACTGGACCAGAAGTTGATATTGCACTTGATCCACTTGAGGGAACGACAATTTGCGCTAAAAATTTAGCTAATTCGCTTGCAGTAATTGCGATTGCTGAAAAAGGTAATTTGCTTTATGCTCCGGATGTTTATATGCAAAAAATTGCTATTGGTCCTGGCTATCCGAAGGGTTTGGTGGATATAGATGCTGAACCTTCAGATAATATTTATGCTCTTGCAAAGGCTAAGGGAGTGGCTGTTGATCAAATTACTGTCTGCATTATGGATCGGCTTCGCCACACAGAACTGATTAGTAAAGTACGTGCAACTGGTGCGTCGATCCGCTTGATTGGTGATGGTGATGTTGCTGGTGTTATTCATACAACTGATCCAGATGAAACGGGTATTGATATTTACATGGGTATTGGTGGAGCACCAGAAGGGGTGTTAGCTGCAGCGGCTTTGCGTTGTATTGGTGGGCAAATGCAAGGGCGTTTAAAACTTGATACAGAAGAAAAGATTGCACGTGCTGCCAAAATGGGAATTAGTGATCCAAATAAAGCTTATACAATGGAGGAAATGGCAAAGGGTGATGTCTTGTTTGCTGCAACGGGTGTGACTGATGGTAATATGCTTTCTGGTGTTAAGTTTACACGCAATTATATTCAGACAGAAACTATTGTGATGCGTTCATGTACGGGCACAATTCGTAATATTAAGACACAGCACAAAACCCAATCAAAATTTAGCTGA
- a CDS encoding recombinase RecT gives MTTSIVATVAQKYGLSEQEFCKKIIKNCINFNISKEDFEDFVYLADGYKLNPLRKEIYAVPKRGGGIDAVVGIKGWYKLIRSQDDYDGIDIIYQHDNNGKLHAAQCIIYLKSKKYPIKFTEFLEECRRDTEHWRKSSSRMLCYKAITQCARLAFGFDDIYDEDEVDCIDEAFISEVNHNPQNERVSDEVLAQIRELMEQTKTEEKKVLSFAKVASLTEMSHETGQIILEGLKERQRFQMEEEQQTLPSPKQPHTPTQQDLPGV, from the coding sequence ATGACAACTTCTATCGTAGCAACAGTGGCGCAGAAATATGGTTTATCAGAACAAGAATTTTGCAAAAAGATCATAAAGAATTGTATCAATTTCAATATTTCTAAGGAAGATTTTGAAGATTTTGTTTACCTTGCCGATGGGTATAAATTAAATCCCTTGAGAAAAGAAATATATGCTGTCCCTAAAAGAGGAGGGGGCATTGACGCAGTTGTCGGTATTAAAGGGTGGTACAAGCTTATACGTTCACAGGATGATTACGACGGAATAGACATTATCTATCAACACGATAACAACGGAAAACTGCATGCTGCTCAATGTATTATATATTTGAAAAGCAAGAAATATCCTATAAAATTTACCGAATTTTTAGAAGAATGTAGACGCGATACGGAACATTGGCGAAAATCTTCTTCTCGCATGTTATGTTATAAGGCCATTACACAATGTGCACGTCTTGCCTTTGGTTTTGATGATATCTATGACGAAGATGAGGTCGATTGTATTGATGAGGCTTTTATCAGTGAAGTTAATCACAATCCCCAAAACGAGAGGGTATCTGATGAAGTGCTTGCACAAATCAGAGAATTAATGGAACAAACAAAAACAGAAGAAAAAAAGGTACTCTCTTTTGCAAAAGTCGCAAGCCTCACAGAAATGTCTCATGAGACGGGGCAAATTATTTTAGAAGGTTTAAAGGAAAGGCAACGCTTCCAAATGGAAGAAGAGCAACAAACTTTGCCTTCACCAAAACAACCACACACACCAACTCAACAAGATCTACCAGGGGTGTGA
- a CDS encoding lambda exonuclease family protein — protein MEQRTPEWFQARLGKVTASNINSIVDKTAKGSPTSKYEEYKLKLIGERLTGITSLSYETHAMRWGRKYEDSAIQKYSLRRLVTVTRCGFIPHPTIEMAGASPDGLIGDEGLIEVKCPQLTTYTRFLLDSEIKPEYILQMQFQMACTGRKWCDFVSYNPLFVDKSPHLCIKVQRVQRDDEQIERINKAVETFLAEIEQEMRVFTQAA, from the coding sequence ATGGAACAAAGAACACCAGAGTGGTTTCAAGCTCGTTTAGGTAAAGTCACAGCTTCAAATATTAACAGCATCGTTGATAAAACAGCTAAAGGCTCACCGACAAGTAAATATGAAGAGTACAAACTCAAACTCATTGGAGAACGCTTAACGGGCATAACAAGTCTATCTTATGAAACACATGCTATGCGATGGGGACGTAAATATGAAGACAGTGCAATTCAAAAATACAGCCTTAGACGTTTGGTTACTGTCACACGGTGCGGATTTATTCCTCATCCGACAATTGAAATGGCAGGGGCTAGTCCTGATGGTCTTATTGGTGATGAGGGGCTCATAGAGGTCAAATGCCCTCAACTAACAACGTATACACGTTTTTTGCTAGATAGTGAAATCAAGCCTGAATATATCTTACAAATGCAATTCCAAATGGCTTGCACAGGGCGAAAATGGTGTGATTTTGTTAGCTATAACCCCTTGTTTGTAGATAAATCACCTCACTTATGTATCAAAGTTCAACGCGTTCAACGCGATGATGAGCAGATTGAACGTATCAATAAGGCTGTCGAAACATTTTTAGCAGAAATAGAACAGGAAATGCGTGTCTTTACGCAAGCTGCTTAA
- a CDS encoding tyrosine-type recombinase/integrase, producing MPKQRPPHLVKEITRHGKTIWYVRISHGPRRRVHGVYGTQEFVDDYKKALSELQGYTLPKSKSDKFVEGSFIWLLKQYFDSVTWHELSHVTKRQKELILMKVSDAIGDIPYKAIKKDHIVAGVERRKETPATARNFLKAVNGLFKWAIEQGLLEDNPAAGVKRPSLKNKEGFPAWTEEDINKYYQQWPLGTHERVWLDVLLYTGLRRGDVVRIGWKDVTDNIIHLKTEKSKFQTDVFLPILPELTKTLETGPIGDETFICGKGGKKLTKETFGNLFRDACNEAGIKKSAHGLRKLAATRAANAGATVSQLKAIFGWTDDEMASLYTKTADRKRLALESIKKLQKGAG from the coding sequence ATGCCTAAACAACGGCCACCTCATCTTGTCAAGGAAATTACACGCCATGGTAAAACTATATGGTATGTTCGCATTAGTCATGGTCCAAGGCGTAGGGTGCATGGAGTCTATGGAACACAAGAATTTGTCGACGATTATAAAAAAGCACTTTCTGAGTTACAAGGATACACACTCCCTAAATCTAAATCTGATAAATTTGTTGAAGGTAGTTTCATATGGCTCCTGAAACAATATTTTGACAGTGTTACTTGGCATGAACTATCTCATGTTACGAAAAGGCAAAAAGAACTCATTCTAATGAAAGTGTCAGATGCTATAGGGGACATTCCGTATAAAGCAATCAAAAAAGATCATATTGTAGCTGGTGTTGAAAGACGCAAGGAAACACCAGCAACTGCTCGGAATTTTCTAAAAGCAGTTAATGGCCTTTTTAAATGGGCAATTGAACAAGGACTTTTGGAAGACAATCCTGCTGCAGGAGTTAAAAGACCATCTCTTAAAAACAAAGAGGGTTTCCCTGCTTGGACAGAAGAAGATATCAATAAATATTATCAACAATGGCCTCTTGGAACGCATGAACGCGTATGGCTTGATGTTCTTCTTTACACAGGCTTACGACGGGGAGATGTTGTGCGTATCGGTTGGAAGGATGTAACAGATAATATTATTCATTTAAAAACAGAAAAGAGCAAATTTCAGACAGATGTTTTTCTTCCCATTTTACCCGAATTAACAAAAACACTTGAAACGGGTCCTATTGGTGATGAAACATTTATTTGTGGGAAAGGAGGGAAAAAACTAACCAAAGAAACTTTTGGTAACTTGTTTAGAGACGCTTGTAATGAAGCGGGAATAAAAAAATCAGCCCACGGTTTGAGAAAATTAGCCGCAACAAGAGCTGCCAATGCTGGTGCTACGGTTTCACAACTTAAAGCGATTTTTGGATGGACTGATGATGAAATGGCATCTCTTTATACAAAGACAGCTGACCGCAAAAGATTAGCTCTGGAATCAATCAAAAAACTTCAAAAAGGTGCGGGATAG
- a CDS encoding DUF1376 domain-containing protein — translation MATKLPWVRNFYEEWIMDFSGTSAAEKATYMTLTALMYRAQEPIWEEITTLARRIGCSVNALNKTLDLLLRKGKIIRLEDGRLWSQQVEEELKDCKEKSAAASKAVNARWKKAKESNHDHCLKEVNRNVNETEAHYDRNTELIQNRYGINTNEIPYNNNIYNKKTNTIVLSKKENALEDLATEVSVQSETTDEMVEKHLDHDTPSSENQSPVSQQKSTEKKTKRSGDKRGCRIPEDFEPDYDFAIQEGLPPERVKIEIAKFRDYWKGKSGQGATKTDWPATWRNWVRKAVEDLKKGKNYGKPGIEQTKQQRGWNYRVAQHMSNIKTSDNVFKFLFEDDERTAVPLENGAKTIDCRSEESYLIGP, via the coding sequence ATGGCCACTAAATTACCTTGGGTTCGAAATTTCTATGAAGAATGGATCATGGATTTTTCTGGTACAAGTGCAGCAGAGAAAGCTACTTATATGACACTCACTGCTCTCATGTATCGAGCACAAGAACCAATTTGGGAAGAGATTACTACATTAGCGCGTCGTATTGGTTGTTCAGTAAATGCTCTTAACAAGACACTAGATCTTTTGTTGCGTAAGGGAAAAATTATCCGTTTAGAAGATGGCCGTTTATGGAGTCAGCAAGTCGAAGAAGAGCTTAAAGATTGCAAAGAAAAATCAGCAGCAGCTTCAAAGGCTGTTAATGCTCGATGGAAAAAAGCTAAAGAAAGTAATCATGATCATTGCTTAAAAGAAGTTAATCGTAATGTGAATGAAACTGAAGCGCATTACGACCGTAATACGGAATTGATACAGAACCGATACGGAATTAATACGAATGAAATACCATATAACAATAACATATATAATAAAAAAACTAACACTATCGTGTTATCAAAAAAAGAAAATGCTTTGGAAGATTTAGCAACTGAAGTTTCGGTTCAAAGTGAAACAACCGATGAGATGGTTGAGAAGCATTTGGATCACGATACACCCTCATCAGAAAACCAATCACCCGTTTCACAGCAAAAAAGCACTGAAAAGAAAACCAAGCGGTCTGGAGATAAACGGGGATGTCGCATTCCTGAGGATTTCGAACCTGATTACGATTTTGCCATTCAAGAGGGATTGCCTCCAGAACGGGTTAAAATCGAGATTGCAAAATTTCGGGATTATTGGAAAGGCAAGTCTGGTCAAGGTGCAACCAAAACGGATTGGCCAGCAACATGGCGTAACTGGGTAAGAAAGGCTGTCGAGGATCTTAAGAAAGGAAAAAACTATGGAAAACCAGGCATTGAACAAACAAAACAACAACGTGGGTGGAATTATCGAGTTGCACAGCACATGTCCAATATCAAAACTTCAGATAATGTTTTCAAATTTTTATTCGAGGATGACGAAAGAACCGCCGTTCCTTTGGAAAACGGGGCAAAAACCATCGATTGCAGAAGCGAAGAAAGCTACCTCATTGGTCCATGA
- a CDS encoding helix-turn-helix transcriptional regulator, whose translation MKQRENFKNLIKSIRIKFNWTQSEMARMMGVTQVAVSNWEKKGSISLKNYLKFCQLQDSLVPPTSTFTDSSILNEHQQDNTPYQTEERL comes from the coding sequence ATGAAACAACGGGAAAATTTTAAAAATTTGATTAAATCAATACGGATCAAATTTAATTGGACACAATCAGAAATGGCGAGAATGATGGGTGTAACTCAGGTTGCTGTGTCTAACTGGGAAAAAAAAGGCTCTATCTCTTTAAAAAATTATTTAAAATTTTGCCAACTGCAAGATAGTTTAGTGCCTCCAACGTCTACATTTACCGATAGTTCCATACTTAATGAACATCAGCAGGATAATACCCCCTATCAAACAGAAGAAAGATTATGA
- a CDS encoding XRE family transcriptional regulator, with translation MSNKSNIINTLKKILTEFNLTQEDVAKRLNVTQASVSKWLKDSDPRGSNRDAILALYRELTGESHLTTFVPLMGYIGAGTEIDPSFEQIPEEGLAQVEIPFAFPDDMIAFEVRGDSMYPAYKDGDMVIVRRRQIKTIESFIGKEAVILTHDNKRYIKQISRGMNGEIDLISWNNVSPIKNVKVTWVGEIFAILPENSYNKMIRFHP, from the coding sequence ATGAGTAATAAGTCTAATATTATTAACACTTTAAAGAAGATTTTGACTGAATTTAATTTAACACAAGAAGATGTGGCTAAACGACTTAATGTAACACAAGCTTCTGTGTCCAAATGGTTGAAAGATTCAGATCCACGTGGTTCTAACCGTGATGCTATTTTAGCTTTATACAGAGAATTGACGGGAGAAAGTCACCTAACGACTTTTGTGCCTCTTATGGGATATATCGGAGCAGGAACAGAGATAGATCCAAGTTTTGAACAAATTCCAGAAGAAGGTCTTGCGCAAGTAGAAATTCCTTTTGCTTTCCCTGATGATATGATTGCCTTCGAAGTTAGAGGAGACTCTATGTATCCCGCTTACAAAGATGGGGATATGGTTATTGTTAGGCGACGCCAAATCAAAACGATAGAATCCTTTATTGGAAAAGAAGCAGTTATTTTAACGCATGATAATAAAAGATACATAAAACAAATCAGTCGAGGAATGAATGGGGAGATAGATCTTATCTCTTGGAATAATGTATCGCCTATTAAAAATGTTAAAGTTACATGGGTTGGGGAAATTTTTGCTATTTTACCAGAAAATTCTTACAACAAAATGATTCGCTTTCATCCTTAA